A genomic region of Solibacillus isronensis contains the following coding sequences:
- a CDS encoding response regulator transcription factor: MQTVLLVDDEQRMLDLVELFLVPQGFKCLKEKTGKSALATLRNEKVNLVILDVMMPEMDGWEVCKKIREFSQVPIIMLTARSDKMNLVKGLDIGADDYLTKPFDERELIARVNAILRRVSEIDESNVEKVVYNEFYLDTEKYSLYYQNSKAQLTSKEFFIVKALMSRPSKVYVREELLNAAWDYETETDIRTVDSHIRNLREKLKKAGFPTSEFLKTVWGIGYKWN, translated from the coding sequence ATGCAAACCGTTCTTTTAGTTGACGATGAACAAAGAATGTTAGATTTAGTTGAATTGTTTCTAGTTCCACAAGGGTTTAAATGTCTAAAAGAAAAAACTGGAAAAAGTGCTTTAGCAACACTTAGAAATGAAAAAGTAAATTTGGTTATATTAGATGTAATGATGCCTGAAATGGATGGCTGGGAAGTTTGTAAAAAGATACGTGAATTTTCACAAGTGCCTATAATTATGCTTACCGCTAGATCCGATAAAATGAACTTAGTAAAGGGATTAGATATCGGCGCAGACGATTATCTTACAAAGCCATTTGATGAAAGAGAATTAATTGCTAGAGTTAATGCGATTTTAAGAAGAGTTTCGGAAATAGATGAGAGTAATGTTGAAAAAGTTGTATATAACGAATTCTATTTAGACACGGAAAAGTATTCCTTGTATTATCAAAATTCGAAAGCTCAACTTACATCGAAAGAATTTTTCATTGTGAAGGCGCTGATGTCTAGACCTTCTAAAGTTTATGTTCGGGAAGAATTGCTCAATGCGGCTTGGGATTATGAAACAGAAACGGATATTCGAACAGTTGATTCCCATATTCGCAATTTGAGAGAAAAGTTGAAGAAAGCAGGTTTTCCTACTAGTGAATTTCTAAAGACTGTCTGGGGAATCGGTTATAAATGGAACTAA
- a CDS encoding CueP family metal-binding protein, which translates to MKLKMLISTIFAVVLMTACSEESKSEENSSIKTESSEIKELVQDYSARNVTAESASITSKQLLVTDNDGIERVYELPKNEFFVSIAPYINETHPCENHSLTGCQGEMVSEQFKVYIKDTEGNVLVDDTLKTEANGFIDLWLPSEQSYLIKIEHQGKTVESEFSTFENDGTCITTMKLS; encoded by the coding sequence ATGAAATTAAAAATGCTTATTAGTACTATTTTTGCAGTTGTTCTAATGACAGCATGTAGTGAAGAAAGTAAGAGTGAGGAAAACAGTTCTATAAAAACTGAAAGTAGTGAAATTAAGGAATTAGTTCAAGACTATAGTGCCCGAAATGTTACAGCTGAGTCCGCTTCTATAACATCTAAACAACTATTAGTAACAGACAATGATGGAATTGAGCGAGTTTATGAACTTCCAAAAAATGAGTTTTTTGTTTCAATTGCCCCTTACATAAATGAAACACATCCTTGCGAAAACCACAGTTTAACGGGATGCCAAGGTGAAATGGTAAGTGAACAGTTCAAGGTATATATTAAGGATACCGAAGGTAATGTCCTAGTAGATGACACCTTAAAAACAGAAGCGAATGGATTTATTGATTTATGGTTGCCAAGTGAACAATCGTACCTAATAAAAATTGAGCATCAAGGAAAAACGGTGGAATCTGAGTTTTCTACATTTGAAAATGATGGTACTTGTATTACAACAATGAAATTGAGTTAG
- a CDS encoding F510_1955 family glycosylhydrolase, whose translation MGILKIIFGIPLALVILTACSSKNEYSFVKMENSQIDHVHGVGYTNGGDEFVVATHYGLYQYGKDGWKEANSEKHDYMGFSAVREGFYASGHPEQGSKLENPLGLIKSTDRGATLDQLAFYGEIDFHYLTAGYDSNVVYVFNETPNKKLKGGLNYSLDEGKTWIEATMSGLNITNISNIAAHPSKEELLLVGSKEGIYISKDFGQNFSILNSTQMVTYIALTETGGYYTYFDVSKVYLKSFSLEKGLEKNIELPEEIMTDPIIFIASNPSNENEIVIITDKLNIYKSKDKGLNWGELAFNGKLTSNK comes from the coding sequence GTGGGGATTTTAAAAATAATATTTGGTATACCATTAGCACTTGTAATTTTAACAGCTTGTAGTTCAAAAAATGAATACTCTTTTGTGAAGATGGAAAATAGTCAAATTGATCATGTCCATGGTGTAGGATATACAAATGGAGGAGATGAGTTTGTCGTTGCCACTCATTACGGTTTATACCAGTACGGAAAGGATGGTTGGAAAGAAGCTAATAGTGAAAAACATGATTATATGGGTTTTTCTGCTGTACGAGAGGGATTTTATGCAAGTGGACATCCCGAGCAAGGGTCAAAACTTGAAAATCCTTTAGGACTTATTAAAAGCACAGACAGGGGTGCAACTTTGGACCAATTAGCCTTTTATGGAGAAATTGATTTTCATTACTTAACAGCTGGATATGATTCGAATGTGGTCTATGTTTTCAATGAGACACCCAATAAAAAATTAAAGGGTGGATTAAATTATTCTCTAGATGAGGGGAAAACTTGGATTGAAGCAACAATGAGTGGGCTTAATATAACTAATATATCAAATATAGCCGCACATCCATCAAAAGAAGAATTACTTTTAGTAGGTAGTAAAGAGGGGATATATATTTCAAAGGATTTTGGACAAAACTTTTCAATATTAAATTCAACTCAGATGGTTACGTACATAGCATTAACCGAGACTGGTGGATATTATACTTATTTTGATGTTAGCAAAGTATATCTAAAGTCTTTTTCTTTAGAAAAGGGTTTAGAAAAGAATATAGAATTACCTGAAGAAATTATGACTGACCCTATCATCTTTATTGCTTCGAATCCAAGTAATGAAAATGAGATTGTTATAATTACAGATAAATTAAACATTTATAAATCTAAAGATAAGGGACTAAACTGGGGGGAATTAGCCTTCAATGGTAAATTAACTTCCAATAAATAA
- a CDS encoding urease accessory protein UreH domain-containing protein translates to MYNFLSQISQIISNPVATFLHSYDHSPIFIALLLGLIGAVAPCQLTGNISAITLYGNRTIQKSNNWGVIISFIMGKVIIYSAIGLLAWFFGQSFETKMTEYFPLFRKIIGPLLIITGLVLFEFLNFRLLEHFNLRIPGSLKEGKIGSFLLGASFAISFCPTMFVLFFVWLMPTVASTSYGLVLPTIFGVATSIPLIMILGLIWYFDVKGLIMKKSMRAGRVIQRITGIVLIFIGILDTITYWGI, encoded by the coding sequence ATGTACAATTTTTTGTCTCAAATAAGTCAAATAATAAGTAATCCAGTCGCTACTTTTTTACATTCATATGATCATTCACCAATTTTTATAGCTCTTCTACTAGGGCTAATTGGCGCTGTAGCACCATGTCAGTTGACAGGAAACATTAGTGCAATAACCCTTTATGGAAATAGAACTATTCAAAAGAGCAACAATTGGGGTGTAATTATATCTTTCATTATGGGAAAAGTAATAATTTATAGCGCGATCGGATTACTCGCTTGGTTTTTCGGTCAGTCATTTGAAACAAAAATGACAGAATACTTCCCATTGTTCAGAAAAATAATTGGTCCTTTATTAATTATTACTGGCCTTGTACTGTTTGAATTTTTAAATTTTCGTCTTTTAGAACATTTTAATCTTCGTATACCAGGAAGTCTAAAAGAAGGAAAGATAGGCTCATTTCTTTTGGGAGCAAGTTTTGCAATTTCATTTTGTCCTACAATGTTTGTGCTCTTTTTCGTTTGGCTAATGCCTACAGTAGCATCTACATCTTATGGATTAGTGCTCCCTACAATATTTGGAGTCGCAACATCGATTCCTCTTATCATGATTTTAGGGCTAATATGGTATTTTGATGTAAAGGGATTAATCATGAAAAAAAGTATGAGGGCAGGAAGAGTCATACAAAGGATTACTGGAATTGTGCTAATTTTCATTGGCATCCTTGACACCATCACTTATTGGGGAATATAA
- a CDS encoding C40 family peptidase, with amino-acid sequence MKKKWLLPIFASFMIFTGVGANNTEAAAVSDLTTTAKNYLGAPYKLGGTNIKTGVDCSAYTQLVFSNLSISLNRTSKAQYQQGTSVSKSELVAGDLVFFNTSGSGVSHVGIYIGSGNFISATPSSGVKIDKINDPYYWGSRYIGAKRVADFTTEEKSEVKGSEIDFSVYASRGEVALQLAQALGLNISDKSSSFTDVKSSSEYAGAVTALNKLDIFSGDTNGKFNPNSPITRGQLSKVLVKAFDLKQQGNAEVFSDVPASHWAKDYISVLSSNKITNGKGDGTFGLNDKVTLKHLDAFLNRLTK; translated from the coding sequence GTGAAGAAGAAATGGTTACTACCAATATTTGCATCCTTTATGATTTTTACAGGTGTAGGTGCAAATAATACAGAAGCAGCAGCAGTATCTGATTTAACAACTACTGCAAAGAATTATCTTGGAGCCCCATATAAACTGGGTGGGACAAATATTAAAACAGGTGTTGATTGTTCGGCATATACACAATTAGTATTTTCAAACTTGAGTATTTCCTTAAATCGAACTTCAAAAGCACAATATCAACAAGGAACTTCAGTTTCAAAAAGCGAATTGGTAGCTGGCGATCTTGTATTTTTTAATACTTCTGGTTCAGGTGTTTCTCATGTTGGAATATACATAGGAAGTGGCAATTTTATATCAGCAACACCGAGTTCGGGTGTTAAGATTGATAAAATAAATGACCCTTATTATTGGGGATCTCGTTACATAGGAGCCAAACGTGTTGCAGATTTCACAACCGAAGAAAAAAGTGAAGTTAAAGGTTCTGAAATTGATTTTAGTGTTTATGCATCTCGTGGTGAAGTAGCTCTACAACTTGCACAAGCATTAGGATTAAATATTTCTGATAAAAGTTCATCATTCACAGATGTAAAATCATCTTCTGAATATGCAGGTGCTGTAACTGCGTTAAACAAACTAGATATATTTAGTGGAGATACAAACGGTAAATTTAATCCAAATTCACCTATTACACGTGGTCAGCTTTCAAAAGTATTAGTTAAAGCTTTCGATTTAAAACAACAAGGGAATGCAGAAGTATTCTCAGATGTTCCCGCATCTCACTGGGCTAAAGATTATATTTCTGTCTTATCATCTAATAAAATTACGAATGGTAAGGGTGACGGTACTTTTGGCTTAAACGATAAAGTTACCTTAAAACATTTAGATGCCTTTTTGAATCGGTTAACTAAATAA
- a CDS encoding plastocyanin/azurin family copper-binding protein, translating to MGFYQIFILVSLAVLTICVLMISRYEKNKVNLMQCMMITMFFSMNTGLTVGILLGTTFQGELFFSTVLACLIGSVVGLLIGMNYSLLSVLEGTMTGLMSGMMGAMLGEMINGNQSMYLVRIFLFLSISTIFLFVILPRKNGTEYLQSKVAILKPLLIGLFISVYFMGGVTFAEKQVKAKEPLIHNNHTQTKTENNPSVDTKNITIQTFNMEYKQTEIVLEKDQPVNLILNNQDNIEHDIEVILPNINEVQSDHDHSSKANMIHLHANSKETQSVRFIPTTAGSYEFVCTVPGHKELGMVGKIIVK from the coding sequence ATGGGGTTTTATCAAATATTTATTTTAGTCTCACTGGCAGTGCTAACAATATGTGTTTTGATGATATCTAGATATGAGAAGAACAAAGTTAATTTGATGCAATGTATGATGATAACAATGTTTTTTAGTATGAACACTGGTTTAACAGTAGGGATACTCCTAGGTACTACATTTCAAGGTGAATTATTTTTTTCGACAGTGTTAGCTTGTCTAATAGGTTCTGTTGTGGGGTTACTAATTGGTATGAACTATAGTTTGCTGTCTGTATTAGAGGGCACAATGACTGGATTAATGAGTGGTATGATGGGTGCAATGTTAGGTGAAATGATAAATGGAAATCAGTCAATGTATTTAGTGAGAATTTTCCTTTTCTTATCAATTTCAACAATCTTTTTATTTGTAATTCTTCCTAGAAAAAATGGTACGGAATATTTACAAAGCAAAGTGGCAATTTTGAAACCCTTATTAATTGGGTTATTTATTTCTGTTTATTTTATGGGAGGGGTAACATTTGCAGAGAAACAGGTCAAAGCTAAAGAGCCATTAATACATAACAACCATACACAGACTAAAACAGAGAATAATCCAAGTGTAGATACGAAAAATATTACTATTCAAACTTTTAATATGGAATACAAACAGACAGAAATTGTTTTAGAAAAGGATCAACCAGTAAATTTAATACTAAATAATCAGGATAATATAGAACATGATATTGAAGTAATATTACCTAATATTAATGAGGTTCAATCAGATCATGACCATAGCTCGAAAGCTAATATGATTCATTTACACGCAAACTCTAAAGAAACACAAAGTGTAAGATTTATACCAACCACTGCTGGTTCATATGAATTTGTTTGTACAGTTCCAGGACATAAAGAATTGGGGATGGTCGGAAAGATAATTGTTAAGTAA
- a CDS encoding copper-translocating P-type ATPase, whose translation MESKSKDDYNQKEHHHDYHQSKHKPEVHEPRSQNVNEKSDYHIGEHSENNQNEQNHRSHSEHEHHNQNHHGNHEGGHDKHHGHSIGDFKKRFWVSLVLTIPISYLSMMIQMLFGYHVDFTGDTFLLFLLSTVVFFYGGKPFLLGAWGEIKGRVPGMMLLITLAIVTAYVYSTLTAFFIEGSDFYFELATLIVIMLLGHWIEMKSIIGASKALEELIKLMPKEAHKIDASGNIIDVSVEDLKPGDHILVKPGEKIPLDGVIFEGHSTVDESMLTGESVPVEKIAGMNAIGGAINNDGVLKVNVTKTGSDTYLAQVIQLVSDAEKTKSKAQGFADTAAKWLFYVAIIAGLITLAYWAVTGDFDFALERMVTVLIIACPHALGLATPLVTSRSTSIAAKNGLLIRNRTSFEGAFRINRIVFDKTGTLTEGNFGVTDVHPTEEVSEEELLKLAYSVELQSEHPIAKGIVKEGKKRNLEVYKVSNYQNLTGKGLVAKVNNFEIAIVSPGVLREGMISFDEDTYNKLAQEGKTVVFVLKDNMVQGMIALADIIRESSFKVIKELKDLGIETVMMTGDNERVANYVGEKLGMTQVIAEVLPHEKSNNVKALKEGGKKVAMVGDGVNDAPALAEADLGIAIGAGTDVAIETADVVLVNSNPVDILSTLKLSKASHRKMVQNLGWAAGYNIIAIPLAAGVLYSFGIVITPAIGAAVMSLSTIICAINAQLLQINSN comes from the coding sequence ATGGAATCAAAAAGCAAAGATGATTATAACCAAAAGGAACATCATCATGATTATCACCAATCTAAACATAAACCTGAAGTACATGAACCTCGTAGTCAAAATGTTAATGAGAAGTCCGATTATCATATAGGAGAGCATAGCGAAAATAATCAAAATGAACAGAATCACCGTTCACATAGTGAGCATGAACATCATAACCAGAATCATCATGGAAATCATGAAGGAGGTCATGATAAACACCATGGTCACTCAATTGGAGATTTCAAAAAGCGTTTCTGGGTATCATTAGTTTTAACAATACCAATTTCGTATTTATCTATGATGATTCAAATGTTATTTGGCTATCATGTTGATTTCACTGGCGATACTTTCTTATTATTCTTATTATCTACAGTAGTTTTCTTTTACGGAGGAAAACCATTCCTACTTGGCGCATGGGGTGAAATAAAAGGAAGAGTTCCGGGTATGATGTTATTAATTACATTGGCGATCGTTACTGCCTATGTTTATAGCACCTTAACTGCTTTCTTTATTGAAGGAAGTGACTTCTACTTCGAATTAGCAACCTTAATAGTAATTATGCTTTTAGGTCACTGGATTGAAATGAAATCAATTATAGGGGCATCGAAGGCATTAGAAGAGCTGATTAAATTAATGCCAAAAGAAGCTCATAAAATTGACGCCTCTGGAAATATTATAGATGTTTCTGTAGAAGATTTAAAACCAGGTGATCATATATTAGTTAAACCAGGAGAAAAAATCCCTTTAGATGGAGTAATTTTTGAAGGACATTCAACAGTAGATGAATCAATGTTAACGGGAGAGTCTGTCCCTGTTGAAAAAATTGCAGGAATGAATGCTATTGGTGGAGCAATTAATAACGATGGAGTATTAAAAGTAAATGTAACAAAAACAGGTAGTGATACTTACCTTGCTCAGGTTATCCAATTAGTTAGTGATGCAGAAAAAACGAAATCAAAAGCTCAAGGTTTTGCCGATACTGCTGCAAAGTGGCTATTTTATGTTGCAATCATTGCGGGTCTTATTACGCTGGCCTATTGGGCGGTTACAGGAGATTTTGATTTTGCATTAGAAAGAATGGTTACGGTATTAATTATTGCCTGTCCACATGCCCTTGGCTTAGCTACGCCACTTGTTACATCTAGATCAACTTCTATTGCAGCAAAAAATGGCTTGTTAATACGAAATCGTACCTCATTTGAAGGTGCTTTTCGAATAAATCGTATTGTATTCGATAAAACAGGTACCTTAACAGAGGGGAATTTTGGAGTGACAGATGTTCATCCAACAGAAGAGGTTAGTGAAGAAGAACTATTAAAACTCGCATATTCTGTTGAATTGCAGTCTGAACATCCAATAGCAAAGGGAATTGTTAAAGAAGGAAAGAAACGTAACTTAGAAGTTTATAAAGTATCAAACTATCAAAATTTAACTGGTAAAGGTCTTGTAGCAAAGGTTAATAATTTTGAAATTGCAATAGTTAGTCCGGGCGTATTAAGAGAAGGTATGATTTCATTCGATGAAGATACGTATAATAAGCTAGCTCAAGAAGGAAAAACAGTTGTTTTTGTATTAAAAGATAATATGGTTCAAGGCATGATTGCATTAGCTGATATTATTCGCGAATCATCTTTTAAGGTGATAAAAGAATTAAAGGATTTAGGAATTGAAACAGTTATGATGACAGGCGATAACGAGCGGGTGGCAAACTATGTAGGTGAAAAGCTTGGAATGACACAAGTTATCGCTGAGGTACTACCACATGAAAAATCTAACAATGTAAAAGCGTTAAAAGAAGGTGGTAAAAAGGTAGCGATGGTTGGTGATGGAGTGAATGATGCACCAGCGTTAGCTGAAGCAGATTTAGGGATAGCAATAGGAGCTGGAACAGACGTTGCCATTGAAACGGCGGATGTTGTCTTAGTAAATAGTAATCCAGTAGACATCCTAAGCACATTAAAACTTTCAAAAGCTAGTCACCGAAAAATGGTTCAAAACCTTGGTTGGGCAGCTGGTTACAACATTATTGCAATTCCTCTCGCTGCTGGTGTTCTCTATAGCTTTGGTATTGTTATAACACCGGCAATAGGTGCAGCGGTTATGTCGTTAAGTACGATTATTTGTGCAATCAATGCTCAGCTTTTACAGATTAATAGTAACTAA
- a CDS encoding YdhK family protein → MIGIFSITAILTLTACTGNDNDKSSQDEVQSNEMTGHNMNHSGTGEVPEGLKKAENPKYPVGNTAIIQADHMGGMKGAEATIIAAYDTTVYTVSYIPTNGGEPVINHKWIIQEELEGIGEEPLEIGTEVKINADHMEGMKGSTATIDSVKETTVYMVDYISTTGEKVTNHKWLTESELVVK, encoded by the coding sequence ATGATCGGAATATTTTCAATTACAGCAATTCTAACTCTTACAGCATGTACAGGGAATGATAACGACAAATCGTCTCAAGATGAAGTTCAAAGTAACGAAATGACAGGGCATAATATGAATCATTCTGGAACTGGGGAAGTTCCTGAAGGTTTAAAAAAAGCTGAAAATCCCAAATATCCTGTTGGAAACACAGCCATTATACAGGCTGATCATATGGGAGGAATGAAAGGTGCTGAAGCTACAATTATAGCTGCATACGATACAACTGTATATACAGTGTCATATATTCCTACAAATGGTGGAGAGCCTGTAATAAATCATAAGTGGATTATCCAAGAGGAATTGGAAGGTATTGGTGAGGAGCCGTTAGAAATCGGGACAGAAGTCAAGATTAATGCAGATCACATGGAAGGAATGAAAGGTTCAACTGCAACAATTGATTCTGTGAAGGAAACAACGGTTTATATGGTAGATTACATCTCGACCACAGGTGAAAAAGTAACCAATCATAAATGGTTAACTGAAAGCGAATTAGTTGTAAAATAA